A window of the bacterium genome harbors these coding sequences:
- a CDS encoding GxxExxY protein yields MRYLFNTTLGPGFLESIYHNALKVEFARQNIIFESEKEVKIFYQGVEVGIHRLDLFVEDEIVVEIKTVEEISGKYYNQVRSYLRAVDKEIGLLVNFADSGIDVRRVEQEKV; encoded by the coding sequence GTGCGTTATTTGTTCAACACGACATTAGGACCTGGTTTTCTGGAGAGCATCTATCACAATGCCTTGAAGGTTGAGTTTGCAAGACAGAACATCATCTTTGAATCAGAAAAAGAAGTCAAGATATTCTATCAAGGTGTTGAGGTTGGGATTCATAGACTTGATCTTTTTGTTGAAGATGAGATTGTGGTAGAGATTAAAACTGTTGAGGAGATAAGTGGGAAGTATTATAATCAGGTTAGATCCTACCTTAGAGCAGTGGATAAAGAAATAGGGTTACTGGTAAATTTCGCAGACTCCGGGATTGATGTCCGAAGGGTGGAGCAAGAAAAAGTTTGA